Sequence from the Paenibacillus riograndensis SBR5 genome:
ATGTGGCGTGCGGATCAGCTCCAGCGTAAGGGAGGGGGACAGCGTATACGGAGTGTCAGGCTTCAGCGGTTTGACGTTAAAAACATCGGCTAGCGACCGGCTGTCCCCTTTCCGGTGTAAAGGTTCAAGGAGCGGGTGCTGCCACAGCGGCTCTATCAGAGTCTCAGCGAGCAGCAGTGTCATTTTGCCGTGAGGTTCCTGGCTTGGTGTACCGGCCAGCTCTGCCAGTCCGCCGATATGATCGCCATGGATATGCGTAATCAGTGTTTCAGTTACCTCTTGGAAGGATTTCCCGAGGGCCTTTATCGCCTGGGGTGCTGTCACTCCGCAATCTATCAGAAGCGTGTATCCATGGTCCTGCAGCACAGCGTTATTGTTATAGTATTTTGTGGAAAAGGCATCTCCTGTGCCCAGCATCTGTAAATAAATAGTCATGAAAGAAGCCCTCCTGTATAAGCGGTTGAATCTATTGATTCTATCGTATCATTGTTTACAAAAGGAGTGAAATAATTCCCTGCCATTCCGCAACTTGTTGCTATTTTTGCAGTATATATTAACAGCATGAATTACTTGGGGGTCTCTAGCGATGAGATGGAAGAAAATTGCTGTCTGTGTGGTTGTATTTTCCTTAATGGGAGGCTCATTATTATTTGCGGATGCGGTTAACCAGAAGATCAGAGTATGGAGCAACGGCAAAGAAGTGGCCGATGGCGGTTATTTAATCGACGGCAAAGCCTATATTCCCGCCAGGGAGGCTGGGGGTGTCGTCAGTTGGGATGGTTCAGGCAAGCTGAGCATCCTGAGGCCGAATGTCCATATTGTGCTGTTCAAGGGTGACAACGTCTTTGGCAATGTGAATGTAGGCAAGCTCAAGATCAAGGTGCTGACCCAGGTGGACAGCTTAACCGAGGAGGTTGCAGCGGTGAAGGTGGCAATCACGGACCCGTCCGGCAACGTGAAGGACATTCAGTCCCAGGATCTCGGAAGCTCGAAGAAGGAGGACTTCTGGTTCCCGACTTCAGAATTCACTTATGATTTCAAAGATGCCGGCAAATACCGGGTAGGGTTCTATATTAAGCCTTCCAAAGGCGCTGATTATATACTTGTGTCAGAGAAAGTAATCACTGCGCTGGATTAGCCGATTCAGGCCTCGCTCAAATTGACCTTGCTTATCTTACGTGTTACGATACCAAATGTAGGATAAATCAATTTAAAGTGAGGTATTTCAATGAGCGATCACAAACATGAGCATGGCCATGAACATGGTGAAGCATGCGGTTGCGGACATGATCACGACCATGAGCACGAGGAGTTTGTGCTGACCTTGACGAATGAGCAGGGCGAAGATGTGGAAATGGTGCTGGTGGAAACGTTCGATGTAGGCGAGAAGCTGTACGCTCTGCTGTTGGAACGCGAAAACCCTGAAGCGGACGGCATCATTCTGCGCATGGAAGAAGAAGATGAAGAAATGGTACTCTACAACATTGAAGATGAAGCTGAATGGAAAGCTGTTGAAGAAGCTTACAATGAGCTGCTTGCCCAGCAAGAATAGATTTCAGTGTAGCCTTAAATGGCTGAAAACCGCCTTGGACAAGGCTGTGACGCTAAGCTGAGAGCGCGCAAAAACCCGATACTTGTTAAAGTGTCGGGTTTTTGCGTTTCTGCTTGGCCGAAGGATGACAGCCGATCAGGAGATCGGCTCAGCCTCCACAATGACTTTGACGTAGTTAATGCTGCGGTCCTCGGGGCCTTTGACCGGCAGTCCGATTTCTACATGGTCGATGATATAATCGATGTTATCCTGGGTAATAACTTCACCGGGGAGCAGAATCGGGATCCCTGGAGGGTAGACATAAATGAACTCTGCAATGATATAGCCTGCAGACTCGCGGAAAGGCACCACTTGCGTATCTGCATAAAAAGCATCTCTGGGAATCAAGGCGAGCTGCGGGATTTCCGGCACCTGCACCTTAAGCTCATAGATTTCGCCTTTGCTGTAATGGACCGCAGACAGCACACGCAGGGCGGAAATCAGCTTGTCGACAGATTCCTGGGTATCTCCAGGGGTAATCAGGCAAAGAATATTATACATGTCGCTTAACTCTACTTCGATCTTGTACTTCTCGCGCAGCCAGTTTTCCGTCTCGTAACCGGTGATGCCAAGATGGCGCACATGAATGTTGAGCTTCGTCGGATCGATGTTAAAGGTAGCCTCTGTACCGAGAATTTCTTTGCCGAAGCTGTACAAGCCGTCAATGTTATTGATCGCATCACGCGCATAGTTGGACAGGGCAATGGTTCTTGCCGCCATCTCGTGGCCGTTCAGGGCCAGATTGCGTCTGGAGGTATCCAGGGATGCCAAAAGAATATATGATGTTGAAGTTGTGGTCAGCATGCTGAGGATCGTCTGTACCCGCTGCGGATTCACAAGTCCGGTCTTGGCATTCAGATTGAGCACGGAGCTCTGTGTCATGGAGCCGCCCAGCTTGTGCACGCTGGTTGCCGCCAAATCAGCTCCGGCCTGCATGGCCGATACCGGAAGATCCTCATGAAAATGAATCAATACTCCATGTGCCTCGTCCACCAGTACGGGAACCCCGTAGCTGTGGGCCAGGTCGACAATCGAACGCAGGTCGGCGCAAACGCCAAAATACGTTGGATTGATAACAAGTACACCCTTGGCATCGGGATGGCGCCTTAAGGCCTTCTCGAGTGCGCTGGTGGTAATACCATGGTCTATCCCAAGATTCTCATCCTGTACAGGAGAGACAAAAACAGGCTTGGCTCCGGAGAAAATAATGGCCGACATCACGGATTTGTGAATGTTGCGTGGCACAATAATTTTATCTCCTTCCGAGCAGACAGAGAGGATCATAGTCATGATGGCATTGCTCGTGCCCTGTACGCTAAAATACGTATAGTCGGCACCGAAAGCCTCCGCAGCCAGCTTCTGAGCTTCAAGAATTACGCCGGTAGGCTGATGAAGGTCATCAAGCGGTGCGATGTTGATCAAATCTATGGATAGAGCGTTATCGCCGATAAATTCACGGAATTCGGCATCGGTTCCTAGCCCCTTCTTATGCCCGGGAATATGAAATTGAACTGGGTTTCCGGCGGCATGCTTTTTGAGAGCGGTGAAGAGGGGAGTTACGTGTTGATCCATTTAATGCTGTCACAACCTTTCGTGAAGAGTAATTTTTTCAAGCAAGCCCCAGTATAACAAATCAATCAACATAATACTAGGATGTGATGGAATGTCTGGCAAAGTAGCGCAGCGTATGCATATCAATTTAGCCTCCCCGTTCATTTTGGAGATGTGGGTGATCATTTTTTTGGTGGAATTCGTAAAAGGCTCCCTGCTCGTAGCCCTGCTGCCGGTCTACATGGAGAATATCCTCGGCATCTCGGTAACCGTGGTGGGCTTCGCCTTTGCGATGCAGTATTTGGGGGACAACCTCTTCCGCAGCCCCTCTGGCTGGGTAATGGAGCGGATAGGGTACCGCTGGACGATGACGGGGGCGCTCCTGCTGATTCTGGTGGCGTTAGGTATGATAATCTATGCAAAAGATGCCGTATGGTTGTCTGCTGCCTGTCTCATTCTGGGCATTGGAACATCACCGCTGTGGCCCTGCACCATGACTGGCATTACCGAATTGGCCGGTTCAACGGAAAGCGGAAGCAGCGGCGCAGCCATGGGTGCGGTAGAGATGGCCTCTCTGGCCGGAACCGGGATTGGTCCCATTGTAGTCAACTTTCTGATGGATCATGGCGGACAGACCTATCACTCCATATTTCTTGTGCTTATGGGCTGTGCAGCAGCAGTGGCGGCCGTAGCATTATTATTGCCGTCAAGGATAGGCGCTCATGCGCCCCATGCCATTGTGCGTGGTGGTGGTGAAGGGCCGGTGGCCGTTCGCAGGAAGACGAAACCGCTGGAGAGTCTGAAACGGACGTTCCATCAGGTCAGAACCACCCTGAAGGTCAGCCGTCTGCTGTTTCCGGCGCTGTTCCTGCAGGCGTTTGCGATAGGTCTGATGACACCTGTAGTGACCCTGTTTGCCCGCTCCGAGCTGCACGTTACGCCTAACCAGTTCAGCCTGCTGCTGATTGCGGGAGGCGGCATCACTGTGCTGGCTCTGATTCCGGCAGGCAAACTGGTCGACCGGATCGGAACAACGGTCTTCCTGAATATCGGGTTCCTGCTCGCTGCCGGCTCGCTGGCCTTCTTTTCCCAGGTGCGCTGGCTGCCGCTCGCCTTCTGTGCGGTAGCGCTTGTAGGCATTAGCTATGCGCTGATCCTGCCGGCCTGGAACGCTTTTCTGGCCAAGCAGGTGCCGAAGGGGGAAAGAGGGACCGTATGGGGCCTCTTCTTGACGCTCCAGGGCTCCGGCATGGTGGCCGGGCCGGTAATCTCGGGGAAGCTCTGGGACACCGTTGGGCACAGCACTCCTTTTCTGGCCAGCGCATTTGTGATGGTCCTCCTGTTCGGACTGCATATGCTTATAGTCCACAGAACCAAGCGGAAGCTGGAAGCGGGCTGAGGCCCTGTATAGATTCTGGCGAAGTACAGCAAAAGCCGCCGGCCAACCGGAAGAAACCGGAAGCCGGCGGCTTTTGCGAATGAGCCGCTTTTGCAGAAGATGGAGGAAGCCTGTGGAGAGAACGGCCGGGCTCAGAAGGACATCCGGTAGAGGGGTAGCAGCGTCTCAAAGGTCTGCCGGATCACATTCAGGAGTTTGTCTCCATCCGCCAAAACCGGATCATTCCTGTCAATGCGCAGCCCGCAGGTGACCTCGGCCTTTTTGACCTCCTTAAGCCTCTGTGACAGCCCGGCAAATGCGCTCTTATCCATATCGGCCTGAGCGGTGCCGCGGGGGTCTAAATGATCGGTCGACCAGAAGTAACCGGCCGGAAGCTCTGCTTGAACGTCGCCCAGATGCCTGGACAGCGCCTCGGCGAAGATTACTTTATTGCTGCTCTCATAAATAATGGCAAAGACAATAAACAAATGGCTGTGGAACATGCCCACTTGAAAATGCGGCAGCGCCTTATAGCCTCTTTTATTTGGACCCCACGCAACCCAGGTATCGTTCGGCGCATGAACAGTCCGGCGGGCATGTTTGGCGACATGCGGGAACATTTCCTCTCCAGTGAGTATGGACAAAAAAGGAGCGAGCTCTTCGCCCAGTTCGTTCAGCTTCGGCCGGACTCCGGCGATCAGCGCCTCCATGCGCGGCTCCAGACCGTCAATATGAAAGACATCAAAATCTTCAGCGGTAAATCCTTGAAATGGCATGTTAGGTCTCCTTGTATGAAAAATGGTCACTGATATCAATAAAATTGCTGCAAAACCGGGAGCAGGCGTTTTGAAATGGCAGGCAGCGGGTAAAAATAGTCAATAAACCAAGTTACCGCTACATAAAATGAAGTATAAAATAAGTGTAAGACGAACGCAAAATTAAATATTGCAAGTGGAGGTCCGGCAGTCAGTTCTACTCTAGGTTAGGCAAATGAAGATGGCTTTGCTGAAACAATGCCGTTAGGGGGGAGTGCCGTGAACAAAAATGACGAAGTCGAGTACTGCAATCTGGAGCTGCGCTTCGACAGGCAGCATATCCAGGACCTGATCAAGGACCTGATTAAGGAAGGCTATTCCCTTTATTGGAGCGAGAATGAAACGGTTTTTCTTATTTCGGTGCGTACCGGACGCAAGCTAGTCAAGCTGCGCTTCCAGCGGATTAAGGATGGCTTCAAGCTGGTGGGGGATTATATGATCCGTGATGCGCGCCTGTCGGAATGGATGGAGAAGCTGATTGGCGATATGCGCGGGCACGCCGTTGTCAAGCGGTTCCGCGACCGCCAGATTATCATTGAGAATATTTTATTCGGAGAGGTTATCCGGCTGGTGGAAATCTCCGGGTATCAGCAGCGCGTGCTGTATCAGAAAGGGCCTCTGCTCTCCGATCAGGAGCTGACCAAACTTTTCTACTCTGTGGAAGGAGAGGAGCGCATCCGTGACCGCAGGCTTGAGGTGGATGAGCAGCTGGACCTGCTGCACAAGGCGATTCAGAGCAAGGATGATGAGCGGACGGCAGCGTGCAAAGCAAGACTTGCTGAATTGACCAGAGAATTAAATATGCTTGAATGGTGATAAGCAGTATTGGACGAAAGCCAGGGCATCCCGCATATGGGGTGCCCTGTAGTTTGCAGCCGAACCTGGAAGCGGGTATTCACTTCTGCCTGCAAAAACGTTAAAATACTCATTGTGAGCAATTTCCGTGATTATGCAGGATTTTGTCAATGAGGTTGATCTCTTTCAAGCGGAGGAACTTTGCTGTCTCTGACAAAGGATGGTATTCTAATACTGCGAGAAATGGATTTCACACAAATACAGGTGCAAAGGGTGGAGAACCAGATGGCAAAACAACAAATCGGCGTTATTGGCTTGGCAGTAATGGGTAAAAATTTGGCTCTTAACATCGAGAGCAGAGGTTTCACCGTATCGGTGTACAACCGTTCCCCGGAGAAGACGCACGACCTCATCAATGAAGCGGAAGGCAAAAACTTGACGGGTACTTTTTCCATTGAGGAGTTTGTCGAATCATTGGAAGTGCCGCGTAAAATTCTGATCATGGTACAGGCGGGCAAAGCAACCGATGCAACTATCGAGCAGCTGCTGCCGCATCTGGATCAAGGCGATATCATCATCGACGGGGGCAACGCTTATTTCCCTGACACAGTTCGCCGCAATAAGGAACTGGAAGCTAAAGGCTTCCGCTTTATCGGCACCGGTGTATCCGG
This genomic interval carries:
- a CDS encoding MBL fold metallo-hydrolase, with translation MTIYLQMLGTGDAFSTKYYNNNAVLQDHGYTLLIDCGVTAPQAIKALGKSFQEVTETLITHIHGDHIGGLAELAGTPSQEPHGKMTLLLAETLIEPLWQHPLLEPLHRKGDSRSLADVFNVKPLKPDTPYTLSPSLTLELIRTPHMPGKASYSLLLNECVFYSADLTFQPELLLHLVHNRGITKILHDCQLSGRGQVHTTLRELMSLPEEIRKLIMLMHYSDEKPKFEGNTGEMEFLEQQVTYRLSGCRKDT
- a CDS encoding DUF1292 domain-containing protein, with product MSDHKHEHGHEHGEACGCGHDHDHEHEEFVLTLTNEQGEDVEMVLVETFDVGEKLYALLLERENPEADGIILRMEEEDEEMVLYNIEDEAEWKAVEEAYNELLAQQE
- a CDS encoding aminotransferase class I/II-fold pyridoxal phosphate-dependent enzyme, encoding MDQHVTPLFTALKKHAAGNPVQFHIPGHKKGLGTDAEFREFIGDNALSIDLINIAPLDDLHQPTGVILEAQKLAAEAFGADYTYFSVQGTSNAIMTMILSVCSEGDKIIVPRNIHKSVMSAIIFSGAKPVFVSPVQDENLGIDHGITTSALEKALRRHPDAKGVLVINPTYFGVCADLRSIVDLAHSYGVPVLVDEAHGVLIHFHEDLPVSAMQAGADLAATSVHKLGGSMTQSSVLNLNAKTGLVNPQRVQTILSMLTTTSTSYILLASLDTSRRNLALNGHEMAARTIALSNYARDAINNIDGLYSFGKEILGTEATFNIDPTKLNIHVRHLGITGYETENWLREKYKIEVELSDMYNILCLITPGDTQESVDKLISALRVLSAVHYSKGEIYELKVQVPEIPQLALIPRDAFYADTQVVPFRESAGYIIAEFIYVYPPGIPILLPGEVITQDNIDYIIDHVEIGLPVKGPEDRSINYVKVIVEAEPIS
- a CDS encoding MFS transporter; the protein is MSGKVAQRMHINLASPFILEMWVIIFLVEFVKGSLLVALLPVYMENILGISVTVVGFAFAMQYLGDNLFRSPSGWVMERIGYRWTMTGALLLILVALGMIIYAKDAVWLSAACLILGIGTSPLWPCTMTGITELAGSTESGSSGAAMGAVEMASLAGTGIGPIVVNFLMDHGGQTYHSIFLVLMGCAAAVAAVALLLPSRIGAHAPHAIVRGGGEGPVAVRRKTKPLESLKRTFHQVRTTLKVSRLLFPALFLQAFAIGLMTPVVTLFARSELHVTPNQFSLLLIAGGGITVLALIPAGKLVDRIGTTVFLNIGFLLAAGSLAFFSQVRWLPLAFCAVALVGISYALILPAWNAFLAKQVPKGERGTVWGLFLTLQGSGMVAGPVISGKLWDTVGHSTPFLASAFVMVLLFGLHMLIVHRTKRKLEAG
- a CDS encoding YktB family protein; protein product: MPFQGFTAEDFDVFHIDGLEPRMEALIAGVRPKLNELGEELAPFLSILTGEEMFPHVAKHARRTVHAPNDTWVAWGPNKRGYKALPHFQVGMFHSHLFIVFAIIYESSNKVIFAEALSRHLGDVQAELPAGYFWSTDHLDPRGTAQADMDKSAFAGLSQRLKEVKKAEVTCGLRIDRNDPVLADGDKLLNVIRQTFETLLPLYRMSF